Proteins from a single region of Styela clava chromosome 1, kaStyClav1.hap1.2, whole genome shotgun sequence:
- the LOC144425897 gene encoding uncharacterized protein LOC144425897 — MTFLGSRHILTAPYRPQENSLVERLNRTVKASLRACEHPSDWFPNLGFVLLGIRSVVKEDLGFSPAELVYGSTLRLPGQFVEPQPDATNTDPHTYVNKLKRFFRNLCSNPTRKQPSRKTYIPEDLRNCSHVFIKISRSRKGLENFYEGPFQVLKRGSKHFIVDRNSKPYECSIDNLKVAHLPTSDLWHADIEDRNLGAKSNEPPASDVTVSRPRTFNFNISNNNDTISDTSTKRSNCDAEIHFTDSAHRLGPSPEMSNQQQSNRPRRLRKLPRHLSKDFILSGEFQMDI; from the coding sequence ATGACATTCCTTGGTTCAAGACATATATTGACAGCGCCATATCGTCCTCAAGAAAATTCTTTAGTTGAGCGTCTCAATCGAACTGTTAAAGCTTCTCTTAGAGCTTGTGAACATCCATCTGACTGGTTTCCGAATTTGGGTTTTGTATTACTTGGTATTCGATCAGTTGTTAAAGAAGATTTGGGTTTCAGTCCTGCTGAGTTAGTTTACGGATCAACATTACGCCTTCCAGGACAGTTTGTGGAACCACAACCAGACGCGACAAATACTGACCCTCATACATATGTAAATAAACTTAAGAGATTTTTCAGAAATCTCTGTTCAAATCCAACACGCAAACAGCCTTCAAGGAAAACTTATATACCAGAGGACTTGAGAAATTGTAGCCATGTATTTATCAAAATCAGTCGATCAAGAAAAGGACTGGAAAACTTCTATGAAGGACCCTTCCAGGTCTTAAAACGTGGAAGTAAGCATTTTATCGTCGACCGGAACTCAAAGCCGTATGAATGTTCAATTGACAACTTAAAAGTTGCACACCTACCAACTTCTGACCTATGGCATGCAGATATTGAGGATAGGAATCTTGGCGCCAAATCAAATGAACCACCGGCGAGCGATGTCACTGTTTCGCGCCCACGgactttcaatttcaatatttcaaataataatgataCGATATCCGATACAAGCACGAAACGATCAAATTGCGATGCAGAAATTCATTTTACAGATTCAGCACATCGACTGGGGCCGTCTCCGGAAATGTCAAATCAGCAACAATCAAATCGGCCGCGAAGGCTGAGAAAACTCCCACGCCATTTAAGCAAAGACTTTATTCTATCAGGCGAATTTCAGATGGATATCTGA